From Bacillus sp. FSL K6-3431, the proteins below share one genomic window:
- a CDS encoding MazG-like family protein, which yields MNVTDFQQWVRDYYEARGWSELDIFIRIGFLAEETGEVARAIRSLEIGRDRPDEVCGSFEGNKKELTEELGDVLGNLIVIANKYNIPLEEVFNAHKKKLSERYSNA from the coding sequence ATGAATGTAACTGATTTTCAACAATGGGTGAGAGATTATTATGAAGCACGAGGCTGGTCTGAATTAGACATTTTTATTCGTATTGGCTTTTTAGCAGAAGAAACTGGTGAAGTGGCACGGGCTATTCGCTCCCTTGAGATTGGCAGGGATAGACCAGATGAAGTATGTGGTTCGTTTGAAGGGAACAAAAAGGAGTTAACCGAAGAATTAGGGGATGTGTTAGGTAACTTAATTGTCATTGCAAACAAGTACAATATCCCTTTAGAAGAAGTGTTTAATGCTCATAAAAAGAAACTATCAGAACGCTATTCCAATGCATAA
- a CDS encoding LOG family protein → MKKLAVFCGSSNGASNVYVEVARKLGKELAKRNITLVYGGASVGIMGAVAESVLEAGGKVIGVMPSFLEKREISHNNLTELIVVGSMHERKAKMAELADGFIALPGGPGTLEEFFEIFTWAQLGLHHKPCGLLNINHYYDPLVALFNHMSDEQFLHEKYRSMALVDVEPNGLLDQFNKYEPPTVKSYITEKQT, encoded by the coding sequence TTGAAAAAACTAGCTGTATTTTGTGGATCAAGTAATGGAGCATCTAATGTCTATGTCGAAGTTGCAAGAAAACTGGGTAAAGAACTGGCTAAACGTAATATTACACTTGTATATGGGGGGGCAAGTGTAGGGATTATGGGGGCAGTTGCAGAGTCCGTTTTAGAAGCGGGTGGAAAAGTAATTGGAGTAATGCCTAGTTTTCTAGAAAAAAGAGAAATATCCCATAACAACCTAACCGAACTAATTGTAGTAGGCTCCATGCATGAAAGAAAAGCAAAAATGGCAGAGCTGGCCGATGGTTTTATAGCTTTGCCAGGTGGGCCAGGAACATTAGAAGAGTTCTTTGAGATTTTTACTTGGGCTCAGTTAGGACTTCATCATAAACCTTGTGGACTCTTAAATATTAATCATTATTATGATCCTCTTGTTGCCTTATTTAATCATATGTCTGATGAACAGTTCCTGCATGAAAAATACCGTTCTATGGCACTAGTAGATGTAGAACCAAATGGACTACTTGATCAATTTAATAAATATGAACCACCAACCGTAAAATCCTATATTACTGAAAAACAGACCTAA
- a CDS encoding sensor histidine kinase: MKWKLTARYLISILSIVYIVTIVNTIILFGLLIYQGYQNTEESESSSGENFTRTFSQYLTLEDNQPYVTEQGETALEEFGAWLQILDDNGNVISSYQTPDHVSTNYTPIDLIHKYKYMDDELNTYFIGEYEGYSYLIGVPNSDEQRQVFMLNPTTIITYASRFLGVIIIVDLIIAAVIGFLFSIILTKPVNRIIERINELKERQFHIDKPKRPGIYNRVFANLNNVSTTLQEHERERIKLEKMRNDWISNVSHDIKTPLSSIRGYAELLGNDNVSSHERLKYAEVIERQSLYMKELLDDFNLTMRLRNHEMPLQRQDTNMEGFVREMVIDLLNDPQFGSSQIHFYSENSELSWKIDQHLMKRALLNFMYNALIHNDENVEVFVNVAENAITIHDNGKGISPEDQDQVFDRYYRGTNTGHIRGTGLGMAIARDIIVAHGGEVELAGQVGKGTNIKISFNVSQSNTCHDVIPKSFDNESNKKPPI, translated from the coding sequence ATGAAATGGAAACTAACCGCTCGTTATTTAATATCCATTTTAAGCATCGTATATATTGTAACAATTGTAAACACTATAATCTTATTTGGACTGCTTATTTATCAGGGTTACCAGAATACAGAGGAATCAGAAAGTAGCTCTGGTGAAAATTTCACTCGCACATTCAGCCAATATCTAACATTAGAGGATAATCAGCCCTATGTTACAGAACAAGGAGAGACTGCCTTAGAAGAATTTGGTGCCTGGCTGCAAATCTTAGATGACAATGGAAATGTAATTTCGTCCTATCAAACTCCAGATCATGTTTCGACAAATTACACCCCCATTGATCTTATACACAAATATAAGTATATGGATGATGAATTGAATACGTACTTTATAGGCGAGTATGAAGGGTATAGTTACTTAATTGGTGTGCCAAATTCCGATGAACAACGTCAAGTATTTATGCTGAATCCAACCACAATCATAACGTATGCTTCTCGGTTTTTAGGAGTCATTATCATCGTAGATTTAATTATTGCGGCAGTCATTGGCTTCTTGTTCAGTATTATTTTAACAAAACCCGTGAATCGCATTATTGAACGAATCAATGAACTAAAGGAACGACAATTCCACATAGATAAACCAAAACGCCCAGGCATATACAATCGTGTATTTGCAAATCTAAATAATGTTTCGACGACATTGCAAGAACACGAAAGGGAACGTATTAAATTAGAAAAAATGCGAAACGATTGGATTAGTAATGTCTCGCATGACATCAAAACTCCACTCTCTTCCATTCGTGGTTATGCAGAACTCTTAGGTAACGACAATGTTTCATCACACGAACGCCTAAAGTATGCAGAGGTAATCGAGCGACAGTCTCTTTATATGAAGGAGTTACTAGATGACTTCAATCTTACAATGCGACTTCGAAACCATGAAATGCCGCTTCAACGACAGGACACAAATATGGAAGGCTTTGTTCGAGAAATGGTCATTGATTTACTAAATGATCCTCAATTTGGCTCGTCACAAATTCATTTCTATAGTGAAAATAGCGAACTAAGCTGGAAAATAGACCAACATTTAATGAAACGCGCTTTGCTCAACTTTATGTATAATGCATTAATTCATAATGATGAAAATGTAGAGGTTTTTGTAAATGTTGCAGAAAACGCTATTACCATACACGACAATGGAAAAGGTATTTCCCCTGAAGACCAAGATCAAGTTTTTGACCGCTATTATCGTGGTACAAATACTGGACATATACGAGGAACCGGCCTTGGAATGGCAATTGCTCGGGATATTATAGTAGCTCATGGAGGGGAAGTTGAGCTTGCGGGCCAAGTTGGAAAAGGGACAAATATCAAGATATCGTTTAACGTCTCTCAAAGCAACACTTGTCATGATGTAATTCCAAAATCTTTCGATAATGAATCAAACAAAAAACCTCCTATATAA
- a CDS encoding response regulator transcription factor, translating into MERPLILIVDDEQDLCQLMKTSLTKEGFSEIEMAGTIEEGWKRFKAFEPNLVILDVMLPDGEGYDLCKRIREVSRIPILFLSAKSDEVDKILGLAIGGDDYITKPFSPKEMAYRVKAQLRRAGVYTMEATAKASSVGPFEINSDETEVKKDGHLLELTAKEVGLLASFMRNPNHILSKRTLFLNVWGEDFYGADNTLMVHIRRLREKIEDNPSDPSYILTVKGLGYRFVPNNEN; encoded by the coding sequence ATGGAAAGACCACTTATTCTCATTGTTGACGATGAACAAGACTTATGCCAATTAATGAAAACAAGCTTAACAAAGGAAGGGTTTTCTGAAATCGAAATGGCAGGCACCATAGAAGAAGGATGGAAAAGATTTAAAGCTTTCGAACCAAACCTAGTAATATTAGATGTTATGCTTCCTGATGGAGAAGGTTATGATTTGTGTAAAAGAATAAGAGAAGTTTCACGTATCCCAATTCTTTTCTTGTCTGCTAAATCCGATGAAGTGGATAAAATATTAGGACTGGCAATCGGTGGAGACGATTATATTACGAAGCCTTTTAGTCCAAAAGAGATGGCCTATCGCGTGAAGGCACAACTTAGGCGCGCTGGTGTATATACGATGGAGGCAACAGCTAAGGCGTCCAGCGTCGGACCTTTTGAAATCAATTCAGATGAAACGGAAGTAAAAAAGGACGGTCATTTACTTGAGTTAACCGCTAAAGAAGTAGGATTATTGGCATCATTTATGCGGAATCCGAACCACATCCTCAGCAAAAGAACCTTATTTCTAAATGTATGGGGAGAAGATTTTTATGGTGCTGATAATACATTAATGGTGCACATTCGCAGGCTTCGGGAAAAAATTGAAGACAATCCGTCTGATCCTTCCTATATTTTAACGGTGAAGGGACTAGGTTATCGATTCGTGCCAAATAATGAGAATTGA
- a CDS encoding ABC transporter ATP-binding protein — MEFLLQVKNVEKVFGKGANTFKALENISFTIDHGEFVGIMGPSGAGKSTLLHVLATIDTPSKGDIYIENDNIAKMKGDQLADFRRDHLGFIFQDYNLLDSLTVRENIVLPLAVAKLPVKEIDVKVDAMAKAFGIEAILDKYPYQISGGQKQRTASCRALVSNPKLIFADEPTGALDSKSATDLLKALSSLNEDQEATIMMVTHDAFAASFCRRILFISDGCLSKEMIRGTHSRKEFYQMILDELAQLGGDGHIV, encoded by the coding sequence ATGGAGTTTTTATTACAGGTGAAAAATGTTGAGAAAGTCTTTGGAAAAGGAGCGAATACGTTTAAAGCGCTGGAGAACATTTCCTTTACGATAGATCATGGTGAATTTGTAGGAATCATGGGACCATCCGGTGCTGGAAAGTCAACATTACTTCATGTATTAGCGACAATTGATACCCCTTCTAAAGGTGATATTTATATAGAAAATGATAATATTGCAAAAATGAAAGGGGATCAGCTTGCTGACTTTCGCAGGGACCATCTCGGATTTATATTTCAAGATTACAACTTACTCGATTCTTTAACGGTACGTGAGAATATAGTATTACCACTTGCAGTTGCAAAGCTTCCTGTAAAAGAAATTGATGTAAAAGTAGATGCAATGGCAAAAGCATTCGGGATTGAAGCAATACTCGATAAATATCCCTATCAAATTTCTGGTGGCCAGAAACAACGCACTGCATCTTGTCGCGCTCTCGTTTCTAATCCCAAATTGATTTTTGCAGATGAGCCTACTGGGGCACTTGATTCCAAGTCAGCAACGGATTTATTAAAAGCCTTGAGCTCATTAAATGAAGATCAGGAAGCGACCATAATGATGGTGACGCATGATGCATTTGCAGCAAGCTTTTGTAGAAGAATACTATTTATCAGTGATGGGTGTTTATCTAAGGAAATGATTCGTGGTACACACTCACGAAAAGAGTTTTACCAAATGATTTTAGATGAACTGGCACAACTAGGTGG